The DNA segment ACACTGATTGCGCTCGACGCCGGTGCCAACGTCGCCGGCGTGTTCACCCAAAATCGTTTCTGCGCCGCGCCGGTGACGCTCTGCCGTGAACGTCTCGCGCAAGCCAGCGACATGCGCGCGCTGGTGATCAACACCGGCATCGCCAATGCCGGCACCGGCCAGCCCGGTATGGATGCCGCGCTGGCGACCTGTGCGGCCGTAGCGGAGACATTGGGCGTCGCAGCGCGCCAGGTGCTGCCTTTCTCCACCGGCGTGATTCTCGAACTGCTGCCGGCCGAACGCGTCATCGCCGGACTCGACGCCTGCCAGGCCGATTTGCGCGCCGATGGCTGGCACAACGCGGCGCACGCCATCATGACCACCGACACGGTGGCCAAGGCCGCCTCGCGCCGCATCGATATCGGCGGCAAAACCGTTACCGTCACCGGCATGTCCAAGGGCGCGGGCATGATCCGCCCCAACATGGCGACCATGCTCGGCTTCGTCGCCACCGATGCCGGTATCGCCGCGTCGCTGCTGCGGCAACTGGTGAAGGACGCCGCCGACGCGTCATTCAATTGCATCACCGTCGACGGCGATACCTCGACCAATGACTCTTTCATACTCATCGCCAGCGGCAAGAGCGGCCTGTACATCGACGCCGAGTCCGCGCCGGAATGGCCGGTACTGCGCGAAGCCATCATCGCCGTCGCCATCGAACTGGCGCAGGCCATCGTGCGCGACGGCGAAGGCGCCACCAAGTTCATCACCGTCGCCGTCGAAGGCGGCAAGGATAAAGAAGAGTGCCGCAAGGTGGCCTATGCCATCGGCCATTCGCCGCTGGTGAAGACCGCCTTCTTCGCCTCCGACCCCAACCTCGGCCGCATCCAGGCTGCCGTCGGCTATGCCGGCATCGACGATCTCGACGTGGCACGGACACGCATCTGGCTCGATGACATCCTGGTATCGGAGAACGGCGGCCGCGCCGCAAGCTATCGGGAAGAGGATGGCGTGCGTGTGATGCGGCAGGCCGAGATCACGGTGCGCGTCGATCTCGCCCGCGGCAATGCCGGGGCCACGGTGTGGACCTGCGACCTCTCTTACGATTACGTGAAAATCAATGCCGATTACCGGACTTGAAATCGGCCATACCGGTTACTCGCTCCGCGTGGATTGAACTATTCAGTATCCCAAGGGCGAGCATCCGCTTCTTGAAATTGATTCCTTGCCCATAATTTTCTTCGCTCAGCTTTGCCGGGTCAGCACGTCGTAAGCATCGGCGAGTCGCAGCAGGGATTCGCTGCAACGGTTCCGCGTTGATGAGCCGTGCATGAGCGCAAGCATCTGCGGTTCGAGTGTTGCGAGACGGCGGATCGTCTTCGCGGTGAGGGGTGAGAGCGCCGTGGCATGAAAAAGCTCTTCTGCCGCAAGTGCGGGCTCAACGATGTCAGCATCAGTTATTGGCGGTCCGTCGCCTGTATGCGTGAAGAGGTCGCCGCAAAAGAGTGTCTTGGTGGTTTCCTCGAAAAGAACTCGCGCTTCCCAGTTGTGTGGAACGTGTGGCGTGTCAATGTGCCGAACAAGCTTTCCGCCGAGATCGATGGTCTCACCGTCAGCCAGCTTGCGTGGGGGACGATCGCATAGGTCGTCGAGTGAAACCATGCAACCTGTCGCACCATGTGCCACCTGGGCGCGGGGCGCAACGGCCAGGAATTCGTTCATCGCTCCGCACTCATCGGATTCCACGTGTCCGAAGGCGATCCAGCGCAGCCGCTCAAGGGGAACAATGCGGGCAATCGCCTGCGAAACCAGCGGAAACATCCGTCGCGGACCCGTATGGAAGAGAAGGGGATCGTCAGCGTCCACGAGGAACTGATTGAATGTGAAACCGCCCGGGGCCACCTCCGGAACGCACGTTGAGAGACGGTAGATGCGGTCGGCTATCTCATGAGTGGTGGTTTGCATAGGTGTACTCCCTGAGCAAGCGATAATCTATTATGCGCTCTACCTTAAACGACGCGTGAGAAAGAGTCTCAAGTGAAGTTTTATGGTCCGGCGGAGCCAAAACTAAACGTGACTACGGCTGACCGCTCGTGGCCGATTTCACTCATGCGACAACCCGCTCAAAAGCAGTCACCGGTGATTTATTCATGAAAATTACGCCGGCGCTTTCGGCCGGTTGCTGCCCGCGACGATGGGGAAATAGTAGAGCCGGCATTCGAGCGCGCCGTTGAAGAGCGGGGTCTTGCGCTTCGGTGCGAGGCCGATGAGTTTCGGCAGCCGCGTGTCGGCGGAGAGGAACCAGCAGTCCCAGCCGGCAAAGTTTCGTTTCAGCGCATCGCCGAGGCGCGGATAGAAGGCCGCCATCTGTTCCTGATCGCTTAAGCGTTCGCCATAGGGTGGGTTGGCAATCAGCATGCCACCGGCCGCAGGCGCGTTGCGTTCGAGCAGATCGCATTGCGTCACCTCGACCAGGTCGTCGATGCCGGCATGGGCGAGGTTCTGGCGCGAGCGGGCCACGGCGTCTTGCGTGATATCACTGCCCCAGATCGGCAGTTTGGCGGGCGACTGCCGTTTCTGCGCGGCTTCGACGGTCAGCCGCCGCCACAGCGCGGCATCGAAATCGAGCAGGCGCTCGAAACCGAACTCACCCGCTTCGCGCGACAGGCCCGGCGCATCGCCAAGACTCATCTGCGCCGCTTCAAGCAGGAAGGTGCCGCTGCCGCACATCGGGTCGAGCAGCGGCGTGCCGGGCTTCCAGCCGGCCAGGCGCAGGATGCCGGCGGCGAGATTTTCCTTGAGCGGCGCCTCGATGCGCGCGATCTTGTGGCCGCGCTGGTAGAGCGCCTCGCCCGAGGTGTCGAGATACAAGGTCGCCTCGGTGGCGGTGACGAAGAGATGAATGCGAACGTCCGGGTTGCGCGTGTTGATGCTCGGCCGTCGCCCGGTGTCGTCGCGGAAGCGGTCGCACACCGCATCCTTGGTGCGCAGGGTGATGAATTCCAGGCTTTTCAGCGCCGACCTGATCGAGGTGACATAAACGCGAAGGGTGCGCTCGGCCGTAAACAAGCGCGGCCAGTTCACCTCGCGCGCAAGGCGGTAGATGTCGTCTTCGCGCGCATAGGGCCCGTGCGCGACCTGCCACAGCACGCGCGTAGCGATGCGTGATTCGAGATTGACGCGATAGCGGGTCTCGATCCCGCCCAAGTAGAGCACGCCACCCGGCGTTGTCCTGACGTTGCCGCCGCCGGCGGCAACGACATCTTCTGCCAGCAGCGGCTCCAGTCCGCGTGGGCACGGCGAAAAATACTGTTGACTCAAGATGGCCTCGCTGCGGCACGAATGCCGTCATCGATGGTGGGATAACGCAGCCGCAGTTTCAGTTCCCGCTTCATGCGCTCGTTGCCGATGCGCCGCGATTCGCGCATGAAGGATAGCTGCAGCGGCGGCAGCACTTGCTCCGCTTCTGCACGCGGCAGGCGCGGTGCACGCGGCAGCGCAAAAGCGTCGGCAAGCTGGTCGTACCAGTCGCCCATACGAATCGTGGAATCGTCGCAGATGTTGTACACGCGGTTGGGTCGGCCGTGACGCAGCGCGGCGCTGCAGGCGGCGGCAAGGTCGTCGCCATGAACATGATTGGTAAATACATCGTCGCGTTCCGCGAACAGGGGCAATCCCTGGCGCAGCCGCTCGAGCGGCAGGCGCTCGGCGGCGTAGATGCCGGGGGCGCGCAGAATCGACACCCGGCAGTCGCTGCCGATCCCGAAACGCCGCAATCGGGTCTCGGCATCCACGCGCCGCCGGGCACGCGCGGTGAGCGGCGCCAGCGTTCGCGTCTCGTCGATGCGGGCGCCGCCACAGTCGCCATAGACGCCCGTGGTGCTGATGTACACCAGTCGCTGTAGTAGACTGCCCCCGGCTTGCAGTGCAGCAATCAGGCGCCGGGTGCGCGCATCGATATCGCCACTGTCCGGTGGTGGCGCACTGTGAATCACTGCCTGGGCAATGCCACGCAGCCGCCGCAAGGTAGGCGCATGATCCAGATCACCAAGCAGTTGGGTGATCCCGAGCGCAGCCAGCATCGGGTCGCGCTGCCGCACCAGCGCATAGACGCGCCAATGCCGGGTCAGCCGCGGCAGGGCGTGCCGCATTACATCGCCGCAGCCTATGATTAACAGTCGTCGCATGGAAATGTAATTATCTCATGGCCTTCAACATCACCCTTCACCCCAGCGGCAGCATCGTGGCCAGAACCCTGTCGGC comes from the Georgfuchsia toluolica genome and includes:
- the argJ gene encoding bifunctional glutamate N-acetyltransferase/amino-acid acetyltransferase ArgJ; amino-acid sequence: MPVNYTTPSPDQLHPVAGVRLGVTEAGIRKKDRKDLTLIALDAGANVAGVFTQNRFCAAPVTLCRERLAQASDMRALVINTGIANAGTGQPGMDAALATCAAVAETLGVAARQVLPFSTGVILELLPAERVIAGLDACQADLRADGWHNAAHAIMTTDTVAKAASRRIDIGGKTVTVTGMSKGAGMIRPNMATMLGFVATDAGIAASLLRQLVKDAADASFNCITVDGDTSTNDSFILIASGKSGLYIDAESAPEWPVLREAIIAVAIELAQAIVRDGEGATKFITVAVEGGKDKEECRKVAYAIGHSPLVKTAFFASDPNLGRIQAAVGYAGIDDLDVARTRIWLDDILVSENGGRAASYREEDGVRVMRQAEITVRVDLARGNAGATVWTCDLSYDYVKINADYRT
- a CDS encoding MBL fold metallo-hydrolase encodes the protein MQTTTHEIADRIYRLSTCVPEVAPGGFTFNQFLVDADDPLLFHTGPRRMFPLVSQAIARIVPLERLRWIAFGHVESDECGAMNEFLAVAPRAQVAHGATGCMVSLDDLCDRPPRKLADGETIDLGGKLVRHIDTPHVPHNWEARVLFEETTKTLFCGDLFTHTGDGPPITDADIVEPALAAEELFHATALSPLTAKTIRRLATLEPQMLALMHGSSTRNRCSESLLRLADAYDVLTRQS
- a CDS encoding THUMP domain-containing class I SAM-dependent RNA methyltransferase, yielding MSQQYFSPCPRGLEPLLAEDVVAAGGGNVRTTPGGVLYLGGIETRYRVNLESRIATRVLWQVAHGPYAREDDIYRLAREVNWPRLFTAERTLRVYVTSIRSALKSLEFITLRTKDAVCDRFRDDTGRRPSINTRNPDVRIHLFVTATEATLYLDTSGEALYQRGHKIARIEAPLKENLAAGILRLAGWKPGTPLLDPMCGSGTFLLEAAQMSLGDAPGLSREAGEFGFERLLDFDAALWRRLTVEAAQKRQSPAKLPIWGSDITQDAVARSRQNLAHAGIDDLVEVTQCDLLERNAPAAGGMLIANPPYGERLSDQEQMAAFYPRLGDALKRNFAGWDCWFLSADTRLPKLIGLAPKRKTPLFNGALECRLYYFPIVAGSNRPKAPA
- a CDS encoding SDR family oxidoreductase, with translation MRRLLIIGCGDVMRHALPRLTRHWRVYALVRQRDPMLAALGITQLLGDLDHAPTLRRLRGIAQAVIHSAPPPDSGDIDARTRRLIAALQAGGSLLQRLVYISTTGVYGDCGGARIDETRTLAPLTARARRRVDAETRLRRFGIGSDCRVSILRAPGIYAAERLPLERLRQGLPLFAERDDVFTNHVHGDDLAAACSAALRHGRPNRVYNICDDSTIRMGDWYDQLADAFALPRAPRLPRAEAEQVLPPLQLSFMRESRRIGNERMKRELKLRLRYPTIDDGIRAAARPS